From the Aerosakkonema funiforme FACHB-1375 genome, one window contains:
- a CDS encoding Rqc2 family fibronectin-binding protein, whose translation MQPVDFTTLTAASSDLRANWLPSRIEQVYQRDRYTIALALRTLKGRGWLTVSWHPQAARLCIGNPPPRTPDTFTFSQQLRHQLGGLALIAIEQIAPWERVLDFQFGRRPGEPPLWHLYLEIMGKYSNVILADADNLIITAAHQVSPQQSSVRPILTGQPYEIPPVLTDPIPSSIESQQRWQERVSLVPGKIGRSLLKNYRGLSSSLVQSMVAAAGLEADRSTETLTPSDWQGLFVKWQEWLRVLEESKFQFGWIGKDLTDRPLSLQGKESGQKSDSIRYEGYTVLGWGAIEPAKDIHTLLERYYTEELDRQEFSQLRHQLSQKLNSILGKLRVKGQTFAERLQQSDGADLYRQQADLLMAHLQEWEPGLKSITLPDFNTENPVTIPLDPEKNAVQNAQALYKRHQKLKRARAAVEPLLAEVKAEIDYLEQVEATVSQLEIYTTSEDLQALAEIREELIQQRYLEELEYSRANKNDEESHPYRFRTPSGFELLIGRNNRQNDRLTFRVAGDYDLWFHTQEIPGSHVLLRLEPGAVPDEADLQFTADLAAYYSRSRQSDRVPVVYTEPKYVYKPKGAKPGVAIYKQERVIWGCPPQAIKYITQSDQN comes from the coding sequence GTGCAACCTGTTGATTTCACAACTCTGACGGCTGCTAGCAGCGATTTGAGAGCCAACTGGCTACCATCGCGCATCGAACAAGTTTATCAGCGCGATCGCTACACCATTGCCCTAGCTTTGCGAACTCTCAAGGGACGCGGTTGGCTGACTGTTTCTTGGCATCCCCAAGCAGCACGCCTCTGCATTGGCAATCCGCCGCCCAGAACGCCGGATACGTTTACGTTCAGTCAGCAGTTACGGCATCAATTAGGGGGTTTGGCACTGATAGCAATTGAACAGATTGCCCCTTGGGAGAGGGTTTTAGACTTCCAGTTTGGTAGGCGTCCCGGAGAACCTCCTCTCTGGCATCTCTACTTAGAAATCATGGGCAAATACAGTAATGTCATTCTCGCTGATGCTGACAATTTAATTATTACTGCCGCTCATCAAGTCAGTCCACAACAATCGAGCGTCCGTCCGATCCTGACCGGACAACCCTACGAGATTCCACCAGTTCTCACCGATCCTATACCCAGTTCGATCGAATCTCAACAGCGCTGGCAGGAACGAGTGAGTCTGGTACCTGGGAAAATCGGGCGCTCTCTGCTGAAAAATTATCGGGGTTTAAGTTCTTCTTTGGTACAGTCGATGGTAGCAGCCGCAGGACTGGAAGCCGATCGATCTACGGAAACTTTAACTCCATCCGATTGGCAGGGTTTGTTTGTTAAATGGCAAGAATGGTTGCGAGTATTAGAAGAGTCTAAATTTCAATTTGGTTGGATAGGGAAAGACCTAACGGATCGACCCCTTTCCCTGCAAGGTAAGGAGTCGGGACAGAAATCGGATTCGATTCGATATGAAGGATACACGGTACTGGGTTGGGGTGCGATCGAACCAGCTAAAGATATCCATACTTTGCTCGAGCGCTACTATACCGAAGAACTCGATCGACAAGAATTCTCTCAGCTACGCCATCAACTCAGTCAGAAACTCAACAGTATTTTAGGAAAATTGCGCGTTAAGGGTCAGACCTTTGCGGAACGCTTGCAGCAGTCTGACGGAGCGGATTTGTACCGACAGCAAGCAGATTTGCTCATGGCGCATCTCCAGGAATGGGAACCTGGCTTAAAATCGATTACCTTGCCTGACTTTAACACCGAAAATCCCGTTACTATTCCACTTGACCCAGAAAAGAATGCCGTCCAAAACGCTCAAGCACTGTATAAGCGTCATCAAAAACTCAAACGCGCTCGTGCTGCGGTTGAGCCGCTGCTAGCGGAAGTGAAAGCGGAAATTGATTATTTAGAGCAGGTAGAAGCAACTGTATCTCAACTGGAGATATACACAACTTCGGAAGATTTACAAGCCCTGGCAGAAATACGGGAAGAATTGATTCAACAGCGATATCTTGAAGAATTAGAATACAGCCGCGCTAACAAAAACGACGAGGAATCTCATCCGTACCGTTTCCGTACTCCCAGCGGGTTTGAGTTATTGATCGGTCGCAATAACCGCCAGAATGATCGGCTGACGTTTCGGGTTGCTGGCGATTACGATTTGTGGTTCCACACGCAAGAGATTCCTGGAAGCCACGTACTCTTGCGCCTGGAGCCAGGGGCTGTACCCGATGAAGCGGATTTACAGTTTACTGCCGATCTTGCTGCTTACTACAGCCGTTCTCGACAAAGCGATAGGGTTCCAGTAGTTTATACCGAACCCAAGTACGTCTACAAACCTAAAGGAGCAAAGCCTGGAGTGGCTATTTACAAGCAAGAACGGGTTATTTGGGGTTGTCCTCCGCAGGCTATTAAGTATATCACGCAAAGTGACCAAAATTAA